In Rahnella sikkimica, the following are encoded in one genomic region:
- a CDS encoding spot 42 RNA, inhibition of DNA synthesis produces the protein MFYLSDLLLHVIGFG, from the coding sequence ATGTTCTATCTTTCAGACCTTTTACTTCACGTAATCGGATTTGGCTGA
- the polA gene encoding DNA polymerase I, which produces MAQIAENPLILVDGSSYLYRAYHAFPPLTNSVGEPTGAMYGVLNMLRSLLLQYTPSHVAVVFDAKGKTFRDELFEQYKSHRPPMPDDLRSQIEPLHQMVKAMGLPLLVVSGVEADDVIGTLALEAEKAGHAVLISTGDKDMAQLVTPGVTLINTMNNAILGPEEVVEKYGVPPELIIDFLALMGDSSDNIPGVPGVGEKTAQALLQGIGGLDALYADLDKVSTLSFRGSKTMAAKLAENKDVAYLSYQLATIKTDVKLDLTCAELTVSEPDADELHQLFGRYEFKRWLADVEAGTWLSGKKSGVKASATSKKNAVETEVTSAEPLERNQLSQDGYVTILDQATLDEWMGYLKASDVFAFDTETDGLDTLTANLIGLSFATEAGKAAYLPVAHDYLDAPVQLDRDDVLKQLKPLLEDEKQLKVGQNLKFDRGILLRYDIEMKGIAYDTMLESYVLDSVSGRHDMDSLADRYLGHKTVGFEEIAGKGKNQLTFNQIALEQAAPYAAEDADVTLQLHQALWPRIQESESLKKVFIDIEMPLVPVLSHIERTGVLIDQNILAAHSKELAIRLNELENKAHELAEEPFNLSSTKQLQAILYDKQKLPILKKTPGGAPSTNEEVLAELALDYPLPKVILEYRGLAKLKSTYTDKLPLMINPLSGRVHTSYHQAVTATGRLSSSDPNLQNIPVRNDEGRRIRQAFIAPKDYIILAADYSQIELRIMAHLSKDEGLLTAFAQGKDIHRATAAEVFGTPLESVTGEQRRSAKAINFGLIYGMSAFGLSRQLNIPRKESQRYMDLYFERYPGVLDYMERTRTQASEQGYVETLDGRRLYLPDIKSSNAMRRKGAERAAINAPMQGTAADIIKRAMISVADWLKQPDAPRARIIMQVHDELVFEVHKDDVTAASEKIRDLMEASMTLAVPLKVDVGTGENWDQAH; this is translated from the coding sequence ATGGCCCAGATAGCAGAAAACCCCTTAATCCTGGTGGACGGTTCGTCTTACCTTTATCGCGCTTATCACGCGTTCCCACCGTTGACTAACTCAGTGGGCGAGCCAACAGGTGCGATGTACGGTGTGCTTAATATGTTGCGCAGTTTATTGCTGCAATACACACCAAGCCATGTTGCCGTGGTTTTCGACGCGAAAGGCAAAACCTTCCGTGACGAACTTTTTGAACAGTACAAATCCCATCGTCCTCCGATGCCTGATGATCTGCGCTCGCAGATTGAGCCTTTGCACCAAATGGTGAAAGCCATGGGGTTGCCGCTGCTGGTGGTTTCCGGCGTGGAAGCTGACGACGTGATCGGTACTCTGGCACTGGAAGCGGAAAAGGCGGGCCATGCCGTTCTTATCAGTACCGGCGATAAAGATATGGCGCAGCTGGTGACGCCGGGCGTTACGCTGATTAACACCATGAATAATGCGATTCTTGGGCCAGAAGAAGTCGTTGAGAAATATGGTGTGCCACCTGAACTGATTATTGATTTCCTGGCTCTGATGGGGGATTCCTCGGATAACATACCGGGCGTGCCTGGCGTCGGAGAGAAAACAGCGCAAGCCCTGTTGCAGGGGATTGGCGGCCTTGATGCGTTGTATGCAGACCTTGATAAGGTATCGACATTAAGCTTCCGTGGTTCGAAAACCATGGCTGCGAAGCTTGCGGAAAATAAAGACGTCGCTTATCTGTCCTATCAGCTGGCAACCATTAAAACAGACGTTAAGCTCGACTTAACCTGTGCAGAACTGACCGTTTCAGAACCCGATGCTGATGAACTTCATCAGCTCTTCGGTCGTTATGAATTTAAACGCTGGCTGGCTGATGTGGAAGCTGGCACCTGGCTGAGCGGTAAAAAATCTGGTGTTAAGGCTTCTGCCACCTCGAAAAAGAATGCAGTAGAAACGGAAGTGACCTCTGCAGAACCTCTTGAGCGCAACCAGCTCTCTCAGGACGGATATGTCACGATTTTGGATCAAGCCACTCTTGATGAATGGATGGGTTATCTGAAAGCTTCTGACGTTTTCGCTTTTGATACAGAAACCGATGGTCTGGATACGCTGACGGCAAACCTGATTGGCCTGTCTTTCGCGACAGAAGCAGGCAAAGCCGCTTATTTGCCGGTTGCTCACGATTATCTGGACGCGCCAGTACAACTTGATCGCGATGACGTTCTTAAGCAACTCAAACCGTTGCTGGAAGACGAGAAGCAGCTGAAAGTCGGGCAGAACCTGAAATTCGATCGCGGCATCTTGTTGCGCTACGACATCGAAATGAAAGGCATCGCGTACGACACAATGCTTGAATCTTACGTTCTTGACAGTGTATCTGGCCGTCATGATATGGACAGCCTTGCAGATCGTTACCTCGGTCATAAAACTGTGGGTTTTGAAGAGATCGCAGGGAAAGGTAAAAATCAGCTGACTTTCAACCAGATCGCTCTGGAACAAGCCGCGCCGTATGCTGCGGAAGATGCCGACGTCACGTTGCAATTGCATCAGGCACTTTGGCCACGTATTCAGGAAAGTGAATCGCTGAAGAAAGTCTTCATTGATATTGAAATGCCTCTGGTGCCTGTCCTGTCTCATATCGAACGCACCGGTGTCCTGATTGACCAGAATATTTTGGCTGCTCATTCGAAAGAGCTGGCAATTCGCCTGAATGAGCTGGAAAACAAAGCGCATGAGCTGGCGGAAGAACCTTTCAATCTTTCGTCGACCAAACAGCTTCAGGCTATTTTGTACGACAAACAGAAATTGCCGATTCTGAAGAAAACGCCGGGCGGTGCTCCATCGACGAACGAAGAAGTTCTGGCGGAACTGGCCCTGGACTATCCGTTGCCGAAAGTGATTTTGGAATATCGTGGTCTGGCGAAGCTGAAATCAACTTATACCGACAAACTGCCTTTGATGATAAACCCGCTGTCAGGCCGTGTTCATACTTCGTATCATCAGGCGGTGACGGCCACCGGTCGTCTGTCATCCAGTGATCCCAACCTGCAAAATATTCCGGTGCGAAATGATGAAGGCCGTCGCATTCGGCAGGCTTTTATTGCGCCGAAAGATTACATCATTCTGGCTGCCGACTACTCGCAGATAGAGTTGCGCATCATGGCGCACTTATCCAAAGATGAAGGCCTGCTGACCGCGTTTGCGCAAGGCAAAGATATTCACCGTGCGACCGCAGCAGAAGTCTTCGGTACGCCACTGGAAAGCGTTACCGGCGAACAGCGTCGCAGCGCAAAAGCAATTAACTTCGGTCTGATTTATGGCATGAGCGCTTTCGGTTTGTCCCGTCAGCTGAACATTCCCCGTAAAGAATCTCAGCGTTACATGGATTTGTATTTCGAGCGCTATCCGGGCGTACTTGACTATATGGAGCGCACCCGCACTCAGGCGTCTGAGCAGGGTTATGTTGAAACGCTTGATGGCCGCCGTCTGTACCTGCCGGATATCAAATCCAGTAACGCCATGCGTCGTAAAGGCGCCGAGCGTGCTGCAATCAACGCCCCGATGCAGGGAACGGCGGCGGACATTATCAAACGCGCCATGATCAGCGTCGCTGACTGGCTGAAACAACCGGATGCTCCGCGTGCCCGCATCATCATGCAGGTACACGATGAACTGGTGTTTGAGGTGCATAAGGATGATGTCACGGCAGCGAGCGAGAAAATTCGCGATCTGATGGAAGCGAGTATGACGCTGGCAGTTCCGCTAAAAGTGGATGTCGGAACGGGTGAAAACTGGGATCAGGCTCACTAA
- a CDS encoding serine/threonine protein kinase translates to MNNSAFNFQALSPDLILDALESVGLIAESGLTALNSYENRVYQFLGEDRKRYVVKFYRPERWSEEQIYEEHRFSLDMAEAEIPAVAPLSINNDTLHRHQGYLFTLFPSVGGRQYEIDNLDQLEWVGRFLGRIHQIGSQSQFNVRPTIGLDEYLTQPREVLAQCSLIPVSLREPFLSVTDNLISTTQEFWHTDWQPLRLHGDCHPGNILWRDGPLFVDMDDARTGPAVQDLWMLLHGEQSEQRIQLDILLEAYEEFADFDSSELALIEPLRAMRMVYYLAWVAKRWGDPAFPKSFPWMQDEDFWRSQIAAFTEQIKKLQAPPLQLMPMY, encoded by the coding sequence ATGAATAATTCAGCATTTAATTTTCAGGCATTGTCGCCGGATCTTATCCTGGATGCTTTAGAGAGTGTCGGTCTTATTGCTGAGTCCGGCCTCACTGCATTGAACAGCTACGAGAACCGGGTTTACCAATTTCTTGGTGAAGACCGAAAACGTTACGTCGTGAAATTCTACCGCCCGGAACGCTGGAGCGAAGAGCAAATTTACGAAGAACATCGTTTCTCGCTTGATATGGCTGAAGCTGAAATACCGGCTGTCGCTCCCCTTTCTATCAATAATGATACTCTTCATCGCCATCAGGGTTACCTGTTTACTTTGTTTCCCAGCGTGGGTGGACGTCAGTATGAAATCGATAATCTGGACCAGCTGGAATGGGTGGGACGTTTCCTCGGTCGTATTCATCAGATTGGTAGTCAGAGTCAATTCAACGTGCGGCCAACGATCGGGCTGGATGAGTATCTGACGCAGCCGCGCGAAGTTCTCGCGCAATGCTCCCTTATCCCTGTCAGCCTGCGTGAACCTTTCTTATCAGTTACAGATAACCTGATAAGCACGACGCAGGAATTTTGGCACACAGACTGGCAGCCATTACGTCTGCATGGCGATTGCCATCCGGGAAATATTCTCTGGCGTGATGGCCCGTTGTTTGTCGATATGGATGATGCCCGCACCGGTCCGGCCGTTCAGGATCTCTGGATGCTTTTGCATGGCGAGCAAAGTGAACAACGAATTCAGTTAGATATTTTGCTGGAAGCTTATGAGGAGTTTGCCGATTTTGATTCCAGTGAACTTGCCTTGATTGAGCCGCTGCGCGCTATGCGCATGGTTTATTATCTGGCCTGGGTCGCGAAGCGCTGGGGAGATCCGGCGTTTCCTAAAAGCTTCCCGTGGATGCAGGACGAAGATTTTTGGCGTAGTCAGATAGCCGCTTTCACCGAGCAAATTAAGAAATTACAGGCACCTCCTTTACAGCTGATGCCAATGTATTGA
- the hemN gene encoding oxygen-independent coproporphyrinogen III oxidase, translated as MSEQTTVWDLALIQKYNYSGPRYTSYPTALEFSESYDDAAFEKAAVRYPERSLSLYVHIPFCHKLCYFCGCNKLVTRQQHKAEEYLNVLGKEISHRAPLFKGRQVTQLHWGGGTPTYLNKAQISRLMGLLRAHFDILPDAEMSLEIDPREIELDVLDHLRSEGFNRLSMGVQDFNKEVQRLVNREQDEDFIFALIERARALGFNSTNIDLIYGLPKQTAESFAYTLKRVAQLSPDRLSVFNYAHMPKLFAAQRKIKDADLPGAEEKLKILQETIASLTDSGYRFIGMDHFARPDDELAVAQREGKLHRNFQGYTTQGDSDLLGMGVSAISMLGDTYAQNEKDLKTYYARVEAEGNALWRGLEMTDDDCLRRDVIKALICHFELNFADIEKHHGVQFADYFADDLALLEPLAKDGLVDVSDNHIQVTPRGRLLIRNICMCFDIYLRRQVRQQQFSRVI; from the coding sequence ATGTCAGAACAGACAACCGTCTGGGATTTAGCGCTGATCCAGAAGTACAATTATTCGGGGCCACGTTACACATCCTACCCAACAGCACTTGAATTCAGCGAAAGCTACGATGACGCGGCCTTTGAAAAAGCGGCTGTGCGTTATCCTGAGCGTTCCCTCTCGCTGTATGTGCACATCCCTTTCTGCCATAAGCTCTGCTACTTCTGCGGCTGCAATAAACTGGTGACCCGTCAGCAGCATAAAGCCGAAGAATACCTGAACGTCCTCGGAAAAGAGATAAGTCACCGTGCGCCGCTCTTTAAAGGCCGTCAGGTCACCCAACTGCACTGGGGCGGTGGTACGCCGACTTACCTGAACAAAGCCCAGATAAGCCGCCTGATGGGCCTTCTGAGGGCACATTTCGATATCCTGCCTGATGCAGAGATGTCGCTGGAAATCGATCCGCGTGAAATAGAGCTGGATGTTCTCGACCATCTGCGCAGCGAAGGTTTTAATCGCCTGAGCATGGGCGTGCAGGATTTCAATAAAGAAGTCCAACGTCTGGTGAACCGCGAACAGGACGAAGACTTCATTTTTGCGTTGATTGAACGTGCGCGTGCGCTGGGTTTCAACTCCACCAATATTGATCTCATTTACGGCCTGCCGAAACAAACTGCGGAAAGCTTTGCGTATACGCTGAAACGCGTGGCGCAGCTGAGTCCCGACCGTCTGAGTGTTTTCAATTATGCGCATATGCCGAAGCTGTTCGCCGCTCAGCGCAAAATCAAAGACGCTGATTTACCCGGTGCCGAAGAAAAACTGAAAATTCTGCAGGAAACCATCGCTTCGCTAACGGATTCCGGATACCGCTTTATTGGGATGGATCACTTTGCCCGCCCGGATGATGAACTGGCCGTGGCGCAGCGCGAAGGTAAATTGCATCGCAACTTCCAGGGCTACACCACGCAAGGTGACAGCGATTTGTTAGGCATGGGCGTTTCGGCGATCAGCATGCTGGGCGATACCTATGCTCAGAACGAAAAAGACCTGAAAACTTATTACGCCCGCGTAGAAGCGGAAGGGAATGCGCTGTGGCGGGGTCTGGAAATGACCGATGACGATTGTTTGCGCCGTGACGTTATTAAAGCGCTGATCTGTCATTTTGAGCTGAATTTTGCCGATATCGAAAAACACCACGGGGTTCAGTTTGCAGATTACTTTGCCGATGATTTGGCGTTACTGGAACCGCTGGCCAAAGACGGTCTGGTGGACGTCAGCGATAATCACATTCAGGTTACGCCGAGAGGCCGTCTGCTGATCCGCAACATCTGCATGTGCTTTGATATTTACCTGCGCCGCCAGGTTCGCCAGCAGCAATTCTCCCGCGTTATCTGA
- a CDS encoding YihD family protein: MKEHRVNELIGLLHPAWKEDCDLNLMEFIQKLATECGYQGPLGELSDDTLIYHLKMRGTDSTAEIPGLKKDYEDDFKTALLRARGVIKD; the protein is encoded by the coding sequence ATGAAAGAGCATCGCGTAAACGAGTTGATTGGATTACTGCACCCGGCATGGAAAGAAGATTGTGATCTGAATCTGATGGAGTTTATTCAGAAATTGGCGACCGAATGTGGTTACCAGGGGCCATTAGGTGAACTGAGCGATGACACCTTGATTTATCACCTTAAAATGCGTGGTACAGACAGCACAGCGGAAATTCCGGGGCTTAAGAAAGACTACGAGGATGACTTTAAAACCGCTCTTTTACGTGCCCGTGGCGTGATTAAAGATTGA
- the mobB gene encoding molybdopterin-guanine dinucleotide biosynthesis protein MobB — MKSTQIPLLGIVAYSGTGKTTLLKQLIPYLRSRGIRTGLIKHTHHDVDVDSQGKDSFELRKAGADQTMVASSSRWALITETPQQNQPDLHYLASRFDGHSLDMILVEGFKHDEIEKIALHREETGRPSDQLIDEHVLAVATDLTSAAVFKNIKVLDLNNPDEIGEFIVEWLEKKRE, encoded by the coding sequence ATGAAAAGTACACAGATCCCTTTACTTGGAATCGTCGCATACAGCGGAACAGGTAAGACGACGCTGCTGAAACAACTCATCCCGTATTTACGTTCACGTGGTATCCGGACAGGCCTGATAAAGCATACTCATCATGATGTTGACGTAGATTCTCAGGGAAAGGATAGCTTCGAGCTACGCAAAGCCGGTGCTGACCAGACGATGGTCGCCAGCAGTAGCCGATGGGCACTTATAACGGAGACACCTCAGCAAAATCAGCCTGATCTTCACTATCTGGCCAGCCGCTTTGACGGCCACAGTCTGGATATGATTTTAGTGGAGGGGTTCAAGCATGATGAAATTGAAAAGATTGCCCTTCACAGAGAAGAAACAGGAAGACCGTCGGATCAGTTAATCGATGAGCATGTGCTTGCTGTTGCTACGGATCTTACTTCAGCAGCCGTTTTCAAAAATATCAAGGTTTTAGATCTTAATAACCCTGATGAAATCGGTGAGTTTATCGTCGAATGGTTGGAAAAAAAGAGAGAATAG
- the mobA gene encoding molybdenum cofactor guanylyltransferase MobA yields MNRSDITGVILAGGRSTRMGEDKGLIEINGRPLFEHIAEKLRPRVSEILISCNRNRERYGRDFQTVPDITPDFSGPLAGILAALSVSKTEWVLFVPCDAPAFPDNLAEVLKAEVSGQNAVYARDPERAHPTLCLLNQKIMPDLESYLGNGDRKLMFFFEKIGAKSALFQDPSAFSNLNTPEDVELWKASQRDIKP; encoded by the coding sequence ATGAACCGCAGTGACATTACTGGCGTTATTTTGGCAGGTGGCCGCTCAACGAGAATGGGCGAGGATAAAGGGCTGATAGAAATAAACGGACGACCTTTATTTGAACATATCGCCGAGAAGTTACGACCACGGGTCAGTGAAATTCTGATCAGCTGTAACCGGAACAGGGAACGTTACGGAAGAGATTTTCAGACCGTCCCGGATATTACACCCGACTTTTCAGGTCCACTGGCAGGCATACTTGCCGCGTTGTCAGTGAGCAAAACCGAATGGGTTTTATTTGTCCCCTGCGATGCTCCCGCTTTTCCTGACAATCTTGCTGAAGTATTAAAGGCCGAAGTTAGCGGGCAGAACGCCGTTTATGCACGTGATCCTGAAAGAGCCCATCCAACACTTTGCCTGCTGAATCAAAAAATCATGCCAGACCTTGAATCTTATCTTGGAAATGGTGATAGAAAGCTGATGTTTTTCTTCGAAAAAATAGGCGCTAAATCAGCTCTGTTCCAGGATCCTTCAGCTTTTTCAAACCTCAATACACCGGAAGATGTTGAACTTTGGAAGGCTAGTCAGCGAGACATCAAACCATGA
- the yihA gene encoding ribosome biogenesis GTP-binding protein YihA/YsxC yields the protein MTSQTYNYHMTHFVMSAPDIRHLPADEGIEVAFAGRSNAGKSSALNTLTQQKSLARTSKTPGRTQLINLFEVKPGIRLVDLPGYGYAEVPEEMKRKWQRALGEYLQMRNSLKGLVVLMDIRHPLKDLDQQMIQWAVDVGTPVMLLLTKADKLASGARQAQIKMVREAVKEFMGDIQVEAFSSPKKMGVDKLSDKLNTWFSEIPPEVLEEELTGE from the coding sequence TTGACCAGCCAAACATACAACTATCATATGACCCATTTCGTCATGAGCGCCCCGGATATCCGGCACCTGCCAGCTGACGAAGGCATTGAAGTCGCATTTGCTGGTCGTTCAAACGCCGGCAAATCCAGTGCGCTGAATACACTGACGCAACAAAAAAGCCTCGCGCGTACCAGTAAAACGCCGGGGCGTACTCAGCTGATCAACCTGTTCGAAGTCAAACCGGGTATCCGTCTGGTCGACTTGCCGGGTTACGGTTACGCTGAAGTGCCGGAAGAAATGAAACGCAAATGGCAGCGCGCGCTGGGCGAATATCTGCAAATGCGTAACTCGCTGAAAGGTCTGGTTGTGCTGATGGATATTCGTCATCCGCTTAAAGACCTCGACCAACAGATGATTCAGTGGGCTGTCGATGTCGGTACACCGGTCATGCTATTGCTGACTAAAGCCGACAAACTGGCTTCCGGTGCGCGTCAGGCACAGATCAAGATGGTTCGTGAAGCGGTAAAAGAATTCATGGGCGATATTCAGGTAGAAGCGTTCTCTTCACCGAAGAAAATGGGCGTGGATAAACTGAGCGACAAGCTGAACACCTGGTTCAGTGAGATCCCACCGGAAGTACTGGAAGAAGAATTGACCGGCGAATAA
- the glnG gene encoding nitrogen regulation protein NR(I): MQRGIVWIVDDDSSIRWVLERALTGAGLTCTTFDSGNEVLDAIATQTPDVLLSDIRMPGMDGLALLKQIKQRHPMLPVIIMTAHSDLDAAVSAYQQGAFDYLPKPFDIDEAVALVERAISHYQEQQQPARTQPASGPTADIIGEAPAMQDVFRIIGRLSRSSISVLINGESGTGKELVAHALHRHSPRAKAPFIALNMAAIPKDLIESELFGHEKGAFTGANTIRQGRFEQADNGTLFLDEIGDMPLDVQTRLLRVLADGQFYRVGGYAPVKVDVRIIAATHQNLELRVQEGKFREDLFHRLNVIRVHLPPLRERREDIPRLARYFLQVAAKELGVEAKNLHPETETALTRLPWQGNVRQLENTCRWLTVMAAGQEVLIQDLPSELFETTAPETGGQSLPDSWATLLAQWADRALRSGHQNLLSEAQPEMERTLLTTALRHTQGHKQEAARLLGWGRNTLTRKLKELGME, from the coding sequence ATGCAACGAGGGATAGTCTGGATCGTCGATGACGATAGCTCCATCCGCTGGGTACTTGAACGCGCGCTCACTGGAGCCGGTTTAACCTGCACCACGTTTGACAGCGGCAATGAAGTGCTTGATGCCATTGCGACTCAAACCCCTGACGTTTTGTTATCAGATATCCGTATGCCCGGCATGGACGGTTTAGCGCTGTTAAAACAGATTAAACAACGCCATCCGATGCTTCCGGTCATCATAATGACAGCGCATTCCGATCTGGATGCGGCGGTCAGCGCCTATCAGCAAGGTGCATTTGATTATCTGCCAAAACCGTTCGACATCGACGAAGCGGTTGCGCTGGTCGAACGTGCGATCAGTCATTATCAGGAACAACAGCAACCGGCACGCACCCAGCCGGCCAGCGGCCCGACGGCAGATATTATTGGTGAAGCGCCAGCAATGCAGGATGTTTTCCGCATTATTGGCCGGTTATCGCGTTCTTCAATCAGCGTGCTGATTAACGGGGAATCCGGTACCGGTAAAGAGCTGGTCGCCCATGCCTTACACCGACACAGCCCGCGCGCCAAAGCGCCGTTTATCGCGCTGAATATGGCGGCGATCCCGAAAGACCTGATTGAGTCCGAATTATTCGGACACGAGAAAGGCGCATTTACCGGGGCGAATACCATCCGCCAGGGACGTTTTGAGCAGGCCGATAACGGCACGCTGTTCCTCGATGAGATCGGTGATATGCCGCTTGATGTTCAAACCCGCCTGCTGCGCGTGCTGGCTGACGGGCAGTTCTATCGGGTTGGCGGCTACGCACCGGTGAAAGTGGATGTCCGTATCATTGCGGCCACCCACCAGAATCTGGAGTTACGCGTTCAGGAAGGCAAATTCCGTGAGGATTTATTCCATCGTCTGAACGTAATCCGCGTCCACCTGCCTCCGCTGCGTGAACGTCGTGAAGATATTCCGCGTCTGGCACGTTATTTCCTGCAAGTTGCGGCGAAAGAGCTGGGTGTGGAAGCCAAAAATCTTCATCCTGAAACCGAAACGGCGCTGACGCGTCTGCCGTGGCAAGGCAACGTGCGCCAGTTGGAAAACACCTGCCGCTGGTTAACCGTTATGGCCGCCGGTCAGGAAGTGTTAATTCAGGATTTACCGAGCGAACTGTTTGAAACGACAGCACCGGAAACGGGCGGTCAAAGCCTTCCGGACAGCTGGGCAACGCTGCTGGCACAATGGGCCGATCGCGCCCTGCGTTCCGGTCATCAAAATCTGTTGTCAGAAGCACAGCCGGAAATGGAGCGCACGCTGCTGACCACGGCTCTTCGTCATACTCAGGGACACAAACAGGAAGCAGCACGTTTATTGGGCTGGGGGCGAAATACCCTGACCCGTAAACTGAAAGAACTCGGCATGGAATAA
- the yihI gene encoding Der GTPase-activating protein YihI has protein sequence MKQPAKAPRANTATTKTKKKKNRVELDIEARERKRDNKRRGHKAGSRANPGAAQNQSGSDAKKSDPRIGSKKAVPLIIETVTNNAAKAKKAAQPKQDAKPKMSPQEELTLLENDERLDSLLDLIDDGKALSAEDQAYVDQTLDRIDVLMEILGIELGDDEDDEEEEEKNEDMMQLLKRGNPKDGF, from the coding sequence ATGAAACAGCCAGCGAAAGCCCCGCGTGCCAATACCGCGACAACTAAAACGAAGAAGAAAAAAAATCGTGTCGAGCTTGATATCGAAGCGCGCGAACGCAAGCGTGACAACAAGCGTCGTGGTCATAAAGCAGGCTCACGCGCTAATCCGGGTGCGGCTCAGAATCAAAGCGGTTCTGATGCTAAGAAATCCGATCCGCGCATCGGTAGCAAGAAAGCCGTGCCTTTGATTATTGAAACTGTCACCAACAATGCGGCGAAAGCTAAAAAAGCGGCTCAGCCGAAGCAAGATGCAAAACCAAAAATGTCACCGCAAGAAGAACTGACGCTGCTGGAAAATGATGAGCGTCTGGATTCACTGCTGGACCTTATCGATGACGGCAAAGCACTGAGCGCAGAAGATCAGGCTTACGTTGATCAGACGCTGGATCGCATTGATGTTCTGATGGAAATCCTCGGCATTGAGCTCGGCGACGATGAAGATGACGAAGAAGAAGAAGAAAAGAACGAAGACATGATGCAGTTGCTTAAGCGCGGAAATCCAAAAGACGGTTTCTAA
- the dsbA gene encoding thiol:disulfide interchange protein DsbA, which translates to MKKIFLALVGMVMAFSVSAAQFSDGAQYVTLDKTVANEPQVLEFFSFYCPHCYQFEQVWHVSDSIRKNLPKDVKYTKYHVEFLGPLGKQLTQAWAVALALGVEDKVSPLMFDAVQKQQSVQNADDIRKVFIQAGVKGEDYDAALNSFVVKSLVVQQEKAAADLGLQGVPSVFVNGKYMVKNDGLDTSSMDTYVKQYSDVINFLSTKK; encoded by the coding sequence ATGAAAAAGATATTCCTGGCACTGGTTGGTATGGTTATGGCCTTCAGTGTATCTGCAGCACAGTTTTCTGATGGTGCACAGTACGTTACTTTAGATAAAACCGTTGCTAATGAACCACAGGTACTCGAGTTCTTCTCATTTTATTGCCCACACTGCTATCAGTTTGAACAAGTCTGGCATGTATCAGACAGCATCCGTAAGAACCTGCCAAAAGATGTGAAATACACCAAATACCACGTGGAATTCCTGGGGCCTTTGGGTAAACAATTAACTCAGGCGTGGGCTGTTGCTCTTGCACTGGGTGTTGAGGATAAAGTCAGCCCGCTGATGTTTGATGCCGTTCAGAAACAACAGTCTGTTCAGAATGCTGATGATATCCGTAAGGTATTTATTCAGGCCGGTGTGAAAGGTGAAGACTACGATGCTGCACTTAACAGCTTTGTGGTGAAATCACTGGTTGTTCAGCAGGAAAAAGCCGCTGCCGATCTGGGTCTGCAAGGCGTACCTTCTGTATTTGTTAACGGCAAATACATGGTTAAAAATGACGGACTTGATACCAGTTCAATGGACACTTACGTCAAACAATACTCTGATGTGATTAACTTCTTATCGACTAAAAAATAA